The Candidatus Synechococcus calcipolaris G9 DNA window CCAAACCCTCCTCCCCAGCGTTTCCATTGATTACGATCTACGGGTGCAAATTTCCCAGGTCTGTGCCGAGCTAGATGTAGACGGACTGCGGGGAGATATTGTCACCAATCGGGCCGCTAAAGCCCTGACCGCCTTGGAAGGACGCACAGAAGTAGAAGTCAGCGATATTGGTCGGGTCATTGTTTTGTGCCTGCGCCATCGCCTCCGCAAGGATCCCCTAGAGTCCATTGATTCTGGCTATAAGGTGGGCAAAGTCTTTAGGGACATCTTTGGCTTTGATCTGAATCAGGATGGAGCCGCAGCGTAGTTCATCGGGTTCTGAGTCCTGATCATGGCCAAGATTCTGTTTGCCGAAGATGAAGTTGAACTGGCCGAACCCTTGGGCCGACTTCTGGAACAGGAAGGCTATCAAGTGGATTTAGCCCATACTGGCACCACCGCCCTAGAGCATTGGCAAACCCTGATCAGCACTGGCCAAGGTTATGATCTGGTCATTTTGGATTGGATGTTGCCGGGGCCCTCTGGTCTAGAGATTTGTCGCCAGTTACGTCGCCAAGGGGATCAAACGCCCGTCCTGTTTTTAACGGCCCGAGATACCCTAGACGATCGGGTAGCCGGCTTAGATGCGGGGGGCGATGACTATTTAGTGAAGCCCTTTGAACTACGGGAACTGTTAGCGCGCATACGGGCCCTGTTGCGTCGTCATTTACCAGGACAGTCATCCTTATCCCTGATCAAGGTCGCGGATCTGGAGCTAGATATGGATAATCGCATCGCCTATCGGGGCGATCGCCCCATTCCCCTATCGGACAAAGAAACCGCTTTGTTAGCCTATTTAATGGAACATCCCCAGCAACTCCTCCCCCACGAAGACATCCAAGCCCATCTTTGGCCCGATCAACCGCCCCCCAACCGAAATGTTCTTGCGGCCCAAATTCGGCTGCTGCGGCGAAAGATTGAGCAACTTGAGGATGTCCCCCTGATTCACACTGTCTATGGCCATGGTTATCGCTTTGGGGAGAGCCTGGATTCACGCTAAACCAATAGTTTTCTGATTTTTCAAGGAAAAAGCATGACATAAAGCGTGGTATAAAAAGAATAAATCTTTCTTTTAACAATGATCTAAAGATCACTTCTAAACAAAAACCTAATTCTGAACGAAAACGAAACAAAAGCGAGTTGTTATGCATCGATGGTTGAGAATTCCCTTTGCCGCCGCGATCGCCTGTGGTGTCGTCCTAAGCCTAGCTGCCTCTAGTTTGGCAGAAACGGTTATGGAAAAAGTTGCCCGCACGGGTGTGTTAACCGTCGGTTCGCCCCTAGGGATTATTCCCTTCTCCTACGTCAACGATCGCCAAGAGCTAACGGGACTATCGGTTAATTTAGTGGAGTTAATCCGCCGTAAACTTGAAGTCCAGGTTGGTCGTCCAGTGCGGGTTGAATATGCCCCCATTAACAATCTGGGAGATATGGTGCCCTTGGTTCAAGCAGGGGCGATCGATGTCACCTGTGGTAGCCAATTTACCTGGGATCGGGATCAGTTTGTGGATTTTTCCATTCCCTACTACTATTCTGGAATTCAACTGCTGACAAAGAAAACAAGCCAACTGAACGGTTCCCCAGAATCCCTAGTGGGTAAACGCATTGGCGTGATTCCCAATTCCCTGGGGGAAACGGTGATCAAAACGATCCAGCCCCGGGCAACTTTAGTGACCTTTAATGAACCCCAGGGGGCGTTGGCAGCCCTTGTATCTGGCCAGGTGGATGGGGTCGCCGGAGATTCTCTAATTTTGGCGGGGGCAGTTCTGCGGTTAAACTCCGACGAGTACGTGCAGGTTCCAGAGCTTCCCTACACCAACTATGGGATTGCCTGCATGACCCGAGAAAATAATTCCCGTTTCTTGAACACAACGAACTTGGCGATCGCCCATTTAATGCAAGGGTATTTAGTGGGAGATGAAAAATATACCGCAATGATTGATCCCTGGTTCGGCCCTAATGGCCTGATTCAGATACCGGAAGATCGTCTGCGGGACTACTTTACCACCGTGATCAATAGCCATGAGTCCATTCGACTACCCCAGTAATGTCAGGAAAATATACCTATGAAAATTAATACCTACACCAGCCTAGTGGGGTTTCTACTCACCCTATCGGCCTTGCAAAGTGGGGCGGCGATCGCCAGCGAACCTAGCCGGGAGTTATCCGATAAGCCCTCCATTGAATCCCGTCTCGATCGCCTAAGCAGCCTCCTGAAAGAGCGTACAGAACAGGCCCAAGAAAATGTTTCTCCAGAGGTTGCCGCCCTCCTAGCAGGCCTAATGGATCTGAATGAAGGGGCCAAACGGGGCTTTGCCAATGGGGCCGGGAATCGCGGTTGGGCCGATGGAGCCCGGGGACGCGGTTGGGCAGATGGGGCCGGGAATCGCGGCTGGGCAGATACGGCCCGAGGGGGCGGCTGGGGCAATGCTGGCGCGGGTACATTTGTGAATGTGAATAATCCCTGGCGAAATGGTTGGGCCGATGGCGGTGGCTTTTTTAATACCTACTAAGCATTGAGATACTGTTGAACGATTTATGAACAATTAAATACTAAACATGGCGATCGCCCCTAGGACAGAAACCACAAATCATTGGGCAACTCAGTCTTGGAACTGTTCACCAGAGGGTCTGGAGACCTTTGGCCCCATTAACCTAGTCGTATTGCAGCCCACCTCCTACTGCAACCTGAATTGCGACTATTGCTATCTACCCGATCGCCACCTCAAAAACCAGATGTCCCTGGACTTGATTGAGCCAATTTTCCGGCAGATCTTTACCAGTCCCTTTTTTCGCAAGGATATTACGGTGTGCTGGCACGCTGGCGAACCCCTAGCCGTGGGGGTGGACTTCTACGAGCAGGCCATCGCCCAGATCCATCAAGCCGAAGTTGAATATAAAGAGCAACCCTACGCGGTTCACCATTCCGTCCAAACCAATGGCATCCTCATTAATCAGGCCTGGTGCGATCTGTTTCAACGCCATAACTTCCATGTGGGGGTGAGTATAGATGGCCCTGCCTTTATTCACGATCTCCACCGCCAAACACCCACAGGCAAAGGAAGCCATCAAGGCACCATGGCGGGCATTGCCCAACTGCAAAAAAATCAGATTCCCTTTAATGTGATTGCGGTGATCAGCCAAGACTCCCTAGACTACGCCGATGAAATCTTTAACTTTTTTGTCGAGCATGGTATTAGGGATGTTGGCTTCAATATGGAGGAAACGGAGGGGGTACATAGCCAATCGTCTCTGGATCACGCCGATATTGAGGAACGCTATCGCGCCTTTATGGAGCGGTTTTGGCAATTAACCCTGGCTTCCCCTGGGGTCATTCAGGTACGGGAGTTTGAGATTCTCTGTCGTCTCATCTACCACGGCGATCGCCTGACCCAGACCGATATGAATCATCCCTTTGTGATTGTCAGCATTGATCATCAGGGCAACTTTTCCACCTTTGATCCAGAACTATTGGCGGTTTCCAGCGATCGCTACGGTGATTTCACCTTGGGCAATGTCCAACGGGATAGTTTGGCCTCCGTCTGCCAGACAGAAAAATTCCAAGCCATCTATGGAGATATGCTGGCAGGGGTGAACCAATGTGCCCGGGACTGCCAATACTTTGGCCTCTGTGGCGGCGGAGCCGGTAGTAATAAATACTGGGAAAAGGGAACCTTTGCCTGCACTGAAACCTATGCCTGCCGCTATCGGGTGCAAGTTCTTACCGATATTGTTTTAGAGCATCTGGAAAACTCTCTGGCACACCCATCCTAAGGAGTAGGGGAAGCTATGGCGAACCCGATGCAAGTGCAGGATCATCGATCTCAAATTCGCTTTGTCCTCCTCCTAACCTTAGGGTTAAATCTATTTGTCACCGGCTTAAAAACCGTTGTCGGCATTTGGACTGGTTCCCTTAGTTTGCAAGCCGATGCCCTCCACAGTTTTACCGATGCCGCTAGTAATGTCCTGGGATTAGTCGCCAATCAATGGGCGAACCCCCATCCCGATCGGGATCATCCCTACGGTCATCAAAAATTTGAGGCCCTAGGCGCCCTAGGAATTGCCGCTTTTTTGGGCATGGCCTGTTTTGAAATTCTCCAAAGTGCGATTGAGCGGATTTGGCACGGCAGTGATGACCTGACCATTAGCTCAACGGAACTCTGGCTCCTCTTGCTTGTTTTGGGAATCAATATCTTTGTCACCCTCTATGAGCGTCACATGGGCCAAAAACTGGGGAGTCCTGTCCTTTTAGCCGATGCCCAGCATACCCTCAGCGACGTCTGGGTGACCTTTGCCGTCCTTGGCGGTCTCATTGGCATTTGGTGGCTGGAATGGCAGTGGTTAGATCTGGTCTTAGCCTTCCCTGTCGCATTGCTGGTTTTTTGGAGTGCTTGGCGGGTTCTGAAAACCAATATTCCCTGGTTAGTGGATCAGGTGGCGATCGCCCCCGAAGCCATTCATCGTATTGTGATGACCGTTCCCGGCGTACTGAATTGCCATGATATTAGCTCCCGTGGCGTAGTCGGGCGGCAGGTCTTCATTGAAATGCACCTAATTGTGGATGCCCAAGATGTGACGGCGGCCCATGCGATTACCGAAGCCGTCGAAGCGGCCCTCCAGGAACGCTATGCCCCCGCCCGCATTTTGACCCACGTTGAACCGAAGCCCTATGAATCAGATCGCCTTAGCTACGGTAACTAACCAAAATGGCGATCGCCGCCCCAGCCAACACCGCAAACGTCACAACCATACCCGTCACCCGATAAATTAAATTTTCCTTGGTTTGGCTGAGTCCAAAGGCATGGAGGCATCGTCCCAAGAACAACCCTCCACAAAGACCATGGATCCAAAGGGAAGACCCAGTTTGGACTTCGAGTAAGTAAATGATAAAGAGCGTAAAGGGGACATACTCAACAAAATTTGCATGAACCCGAATCGCCCGCTTGAGGCCGATTTGGCCACCATCGCCAAGGGCAACACTCGACTTCCCTCGCAGAATAATGACCCGACCACTTAAACCAATCAAAAATAGGGCAAAAAGCGCAGCATAGCCTGGAGTAATGAGCATGGGTTCTACGGAGAGACAAAAACTATCCCCATCCTAATTGTTGCAGGGGCATCCAGGGGTTTGCAAACGAAGCCAATTTGAGTAGTATATAAATCTATCGGTATCCCGATGTATAAATCGTAGATTAAAGGATCGAGACCCTATGTTGTATGGTTCCAAGTCAATTCGGCGGTGGTTAGCCCTCTTTTTGGTGGGAATTGGTTTAAGCGGCATTATTGCGGCCTGCGGGCCCCAAGGGGACAGTGGCGATTCGGCCAGCCAGCCAGATGTAGAAATCACCCTGGCCTCCTTTGCCGTCACAAAAGCTGCCCATGACGCAATTATTCCCAAGTTTCAGGAAAAGTGGAAGGCAGAACATAACCAAAATGTTCGCTTTAATCAAAGTTATGGGGGATCTGGTTCCCAGACTCGCGCGATTTTGGATGGTTTAGAAGCAGATATTGTCCACCTAGCCGTAGGGGTTGATGTAGATCGCTTGGCTGAAGGCGGTTTAGTCAGCGGGGATTGGACGGAAAAGCTACCGGATAAGGGTATTGTGACCAAATCTGTAGCAACAATTATTACCCGGGATGGCAACCCCAAAAATCTCACCAACTGGCCCGATTTAGCCCGTGACGGGGTATCCTTTATTACGGCAGACCCTAAAACCTCCGGCGTTGCTCAGTGGAACTTCTTAGCCCTATGGGGATCTGTCACCCAGACCGGGGGTACAGAGGAACAGGCGAAGGAATTTGTCACCCAAGCCTTTCGTAATGCCCCCATTCTCAGTAAAGATGCGCGGGAAGCAACGGATACCTTTTTTACCCAGGGTCAAGGGGATGCCCTAGTCAACTATGAAAATGAAGCCATCCTTGCCAACTTGAAGGGAGAAAATTTGCCCTACACCGTTCCTAGTGTCAATATTTCCATTGATAATCCCCTAGCCGTAGTGGATGCCAATGTGGATAAGCATGGCAATCGGGAGGTCGTGGAAGCCTTTGCTGAATTTCTCTATACCCCAGAAGCTCAGCGGGAATTTGCTGCAGTTGGATTTCGGCCCGTTGAACCGACGGTAATTGCCGAATATGCCGATAAATTCCCCAAAATTGAGACCCTCTTCACCATCGATGATCTGGGGGGCTGGGGTTATGCTCGCGAACATTTCTTTGGGGATGGCGGTGTCTTTGATCAGATCATTGCAGCCGGCCGCTCCTAAATTCTCGTTATCCTAGCTATAAACCGTTATTAAAGAACACCATGGTTTCCACTACCCCATTGCCTAAACAGTCTCCAAGCCAAAATTCCCTGGCTCTCTTGCTCATATCCCTGTGGCGCATGCCCTGGGTCTGGAAGATCACCTGGTTTTACCTCAGCGTGATGCTGTTCATTCCCACCGTCGCCATGCTAGCCAAGGCTAGTACCGCTGGGCCAGCCGAGTTTTGGCGAGTTGCCACTACACCCATTGCCCTTTCTGCCTATGATGTCACCTTTGTAACGGCATTCTTTGCCGCAATCATAAATGGCTTCTTTGGTACCTTAGTGGCCTGGGTATTGGTGCGTTATCAGTTTGTGGGCAAGCGATATATTGATGCGATCGTCGATTTACCCTTTGCTTTACCGACGGCGGTGGCGGGGTTGACCTTGGCCACTATCTACAGTGATAAAGGTTGGATCGGTTCCCTCTTGGTTCCCTTCGGCATTAAAGTCTCTTTTACCCGCTTGGGAGTGGGGGTGGCCATGGTGTTTATTTCTTTGCCCTTTGTGATTCGGACGGTGCAGCCGGTACTCACAGAGTTGGAAAAGGAAATTGAAGAAGCAGCTTGGTGCTTAGGGGCTAGCCAATGGCAAACCTTTTGGCGAGTGATTTTGCCGCCCCTCACGCCTGCTATTTTAACGGGTATTGCCCTCGGTTTTTCCCGGGCAGTGGGCGAGTACGGATCCATTGTCATTATTGCCGCAAATATGCCCTTTAAGGATTTAATTGCCCCTGTATTAGTGTTCCAAAGTTTAGAGCAGTACAACTACGAAGCAGCCACCGTCATTGGTACGGTCATGCTTGTTATTTCCCTAGTGATTTTGTTTGTGATTAATTTAATTCAAGCTTGGGGCCGCCGCTATGACGATCGCTAAACCACCATTAACTAAAAAGAAATCCTGGGTTCCTACGGCCTTAATTCTCGTGACTATTCTCTACCTGGGCTTGGTGTTAATCATTCCAGCGGCGAATGTCTTTTACCAAGCCTTTGCCAGCGGTCTTGGCCCATTTCTCAAGAACCTGCAAGAGAAAGAGTTTCTCCATGCCGCCTGGATGACCCTGATGTTGGCCCTAGTGACAGTTCCCATTAATACTGTGTTTGGCCTGTGCGCTGCCTGGGCGATCGCCCGCCATCATTTCCCCGGTCGCGCCTTACTACTAAGTATCATTGATTTACCGTTTTCAGTCTCTCCAGTCGTCGCTGGATTAATGCTGGTCTTGCTGTACGGACGGAATGGTTGGCTGGGCCCCTGGTTACAAGAAGCAGATATTCGGATTATCTTTGCCTTTCCGGGAATGGTTCTAGCCACCGCCTTTGTCAGCCTACCCTTTGTGGCCCGGGAGGTAATTCCGGTACTGGAAGAGGTGGGCATGGATCAAGATGAAGCGGCCCAGACCCTAGGGGCCAGTGAATGGCAAACCTTCTGGCGCGTCACCCTCCCCAATATTCGCTGGGGTCTACTCTATGGTGTCCTACTCACCAATGCCCGGGCCATGGGAGAATTTGGAGCCGTGGCAGTGGTCTCTGGCAATATTGGCGGTAAAACCCAAAGTCTACCCCTGTTTGTGGAAGAAGCCTATAAAAACTATGCCACCCAATCTTCCTATGCCGCAGCGGTGGTCTTGGCCCTCCTTGCCGTTATCACCCTGATCTTCAAGGAGATTTTAGAGCGCAAAACTCGGCGAAAATTAAGGAATGCCCAAACAGCCCTAGGAGAGTAAACAATGACCACTGATGCGATAGATCAAGATAACCGCCTGAACCACAAGAAAATTTTTCTGCGTATTGATAAGCGATACCACCAGGAGCCAGTCATTTCTAATCTGGTGTCAAAATTTAACTTACGAATTAATATTGCCAGTGCCCTGCTGACTCGAAGCTGGAATGAGGATGGCTGGTTTGAGCTAGAAATTGAAGGAACACTCACCCAAATTAATAGTGCCCTAAGTTACCTCAATGATCTCGATCTAGAGGTCCTTAAAGAAACCGAAGAGGATGGGTGGTAAAGGTGACTAGCGGGCAGGAACTGCCGTAGCAGCTTGGGGGGAGGCGGTCTCATTGATCTGAATAATATTGGGAGTAAATAAAAAGACCCCATCCCCTAGGCGAGATTGATTACCACTGATGGCGTAGGTACTACCGGCGGCAAAATCTGAGATGCGCTGGGCTTCGGAGATGTCTAGCTCTTCCAAATTCAGGATAACGGCTTTATCTGCCCGTAAAGCTTGCACAATCAGCGTTGTGTCCTGTAGGGATTGGGGCCTGATGACAATGACTTCGTACCCACTATTGAGGGAGCGGTTCAGGGAGGCAACATCATGCATAGTTAAAGATTCCAATGAAACTGATTGGGCGCACTATTTAGGGTGTCCGAGAAGATTGCGTAAGGATTTAACAAAACATTCAGGTTCATGCAATGCGTCCGAAATGTTCCTTAAGCGTAACATAATCTATTCTGCAACGCCCTACCCTAGAGACTTTAAGCCTAGCTGGCCTGCCAATTGTAAAGTTTGTAAATTTATTCTACGAGGGTCTTGCTTCTATCTGACTTTTGAGCTACTTTAGTAATCAGATAGGGCTATACATCCCCCGCATAGCCCCCCTCAAATCCCCGAAAAGGTAACTTATTCCGAAAGGGTAAGACTCAAATCAGAGATCCTATAGCCGTTCGTTTCAAAACTGGTATGGATGCCTTTGATGCCGAAGGGATTTTCCCCCTATTCAAAACAGTCTACTCATGGCTTCTTTCCAGTGGCTTTGGTCATTTTTATGGTGAGAATTCGTGGTATTCAATATTAATAACGCGGCGACAATGATCCGTCGGAAGTGTCTGATTTGCCTTGGTTTTGTGGTTTTCCTAGGGGTGGGAATCCTTGGTTCCCTGCCAGGTTTTGGGTCAGAGCAGCCGAGTATTCGGGTTAATCGTGATCAACCTACCCCAGGGGAGCAATCCCTTGAGGAAGGAGCGATTAGGGTGATCCTGCGTTCCCAACCCGATCGGGAGATGGATTGGAAGCTCCATTTGGATTATCAGGTTTTTTATAACGATCAACTCCAACTGAGCGATCGCCGGGAAACCTACTATTTTGGCGAGGTGAGTTTCAGACCTTTGCAGGGGCGTTCCTCCCTGGACGTAGTGGTGACGACCTTTACCGGGGGATCTCGCTGTTGCTTGCAGTATGAAATTTTTTCCTGGCGGGGCGATCGCTTCGAGAGGGTTGATATAGGCCCCTTAGATGGGGGAGGTGAGTTCAAAGATTTAGACGGGGACGGTCGAGAGGAACTAGTCGCAATTGATCCTGCTTTTTTGTATACCTTTGCCCCCTATGTTGGATCATTTCCGCCCTCGGCAATTTATCGATTAGAGCAGGATCGGCTGGTGAATGTTACCCAAGAATACCCTACCTACCTAAAGGCTAGGGCAATGGAAATGTATACCACGATTATGGAGGCGAAGCAGGACAAGATTCCCGTGAATGGTGCCTTGGCAGGGTACGTGGGGCAGATGGCCTTGATCGGTGAATTTGAGTCGGCCTGGCAGGTGATGCTAGAAAACTATGATCCGACTATTGACTGGGGTTTGACCCGTTACAATGATGCCGGAGAAGTGATTCAGGAGTTTCCTGATTTTCCGACGGCCCTCAGATTTTTCCTAGAAGAGCAAGGGTATATTTAGGGAGCGGTTGCGGGAATTGTTTAGGGAACAGTTAACGTGCCTAAGTCATAGAGTCCGGTTTGGGTTTCAGGAATGTCAAAGGTGAGGGGTGGCCCGGGGCGATCGCGAAAACGGATTTGATACCGACCGGGCCGAAATCCCTCTAGGGCGAACCTGCCCACGCGATTCGTAAATAAAATAACCGACGGGCGATCGGGGTCTGATAAATCATCTACGTCTGCGGTAATCAGACCGAGGGGTTCCCCTTGGGCATCCCGCAGTTCCCCACGCAGGAAGACGCTGGCATCGGTTCCCACCTGAATCACTAGACCACTTTTATAGGTGGGAAAAACATTGTATTGGGTATCTCCCAAATCGTAACCCAAGGGTAAATCCGGGGCATCCATGCGTAGGCTGGTGACGTAATAGGGGGTTAAGTTAGGGACAACGGCGGGGCCAAAGCGATCAGCCTGGGCGACATAGTTATTGAGGCTAGGATTAACTCCCACGGTTTGCTTCCCTAGGGCCGGATTGCGGGTAATAATTGCAAAACTTCCGGTGACGGGCCGGGATAGGGCAAAGGCGCGATCGGCAAAGACAAAGGCGGTGCCAAAGGTTGTCCGGGAATTGGCGCGGAGGGTAGTATCATTCACTATTGGGCTATTAAAGCGATGCAGCACCGCTAACTCATTGCGAAAGCCAGTGTAGTTTAAGTTCCCTAATAAATTATTTTCTTCCGTCAAGGTTTCGCCAGTTATATTGGTGGTAAAGCCATTCACAAGGGCCTGGGTGCGGTAGTTCCAGCGTAGGGTATGACGAAAGTCATTTTGTTGAGAGATGCTGGTTTGACTGTTGATACTTTGGCGGGGCGCAAAGAGCCATTGCAAATTCAGAAGAACCTGATGATCCTGCTCGCCGCTGGTGTCTTGGCGATGGACTAAATTGAGATTCACCCCTAGGCCATTGGGGAAGGATCGCCCCAAACCGACGCTGGCACTATAGCTATCGGGGGAGAGATTATCCTCTACCCGGCCGCGACGATAATTAAACCCGACATTGCCAGTGATGCCCGCCGGTAAGCGTTGACTATAGCTACTGGAGACACTCCAATCGAATCCTTGGAGAAAGAGCGAATCTTCGGGAAAAAGGGAACTGATGCGATCGTCAAAGGTACGAAATTGGCCCCCCCGCCGCTCTAGGGCAAGGCGAAAGACAGGTTGCCAACGACTTTGGGGCCCTAGGTCTAAATATTCATAGCGTAGCCGTAAACCATAATCCACATTGCCATCAAAATGACTCAGGCCCGTATCCAGGCGAATATTGCCCAAAGGGGTGGCCTTAACGGTTTCCAATCCCAGGAGTTGCTGATTGGGATCCGCCTGGGTGTAGCCGCCCATGGTTAATGCATTGGTGAGGCCGACGCGATGGGCGGCAATTAGTAGGGGGGTTTCAACGTCATAGTTACGAAAGGTTCCAGAGGTAGTTTCATCCACGGGAAAGCCGATATTATAGCTAAACTGTTGGATCCCCTGGGCCAGTAAATCCGAAGCCACCGCCGCCGAAAAATTGAGTTGTTGTACCTGACCCACGGCATTGGTAATCACGAGGCTAATGTTATTTACCCCCACATTCAGGGGCAAATCCCGTAGGTCTTGGGGGCCGGCCGGTAGGGTAAGGGTTTGCCGCAAAAAGCCGTTGACATAAATTTCCACTTCGGAGGGGGTATCCAGGGTGAACTGGAAATTACCACGGGGTTGAATGGTGAGGTAGGGCTGGAGGGTGAAATTCCGACTGGCAGATAGGCCCAACATGGGCACAAAAGCCTGATAGCCCGTGGTCGAAAGGTTAAGATTACCGGCAGCGTAGCGAATTCCCCGCAGCGGATCATCCCGTACCAAGCGTAGATCTCCCTGGACAAATTCAGGATTCCCTAATTCCGTATAGGTGGTACTCCCTTCAAAGACCCAGTTTTTGAGATTAAAGGCACCGTCAAAATTGAGGGAGAGAGGTTGCCGACCAACAAGCTCACTATCGGGGCCCGTCCACACCACATCTTGACCGCCGCGAACATTCAAAAAACCACTGACCGTTGCCGGACGAACTGCCGTAGCCGCTTCCGGGGGTGCCCCCACTTGACTCAGGTTATAGATACTGGTGCGGCGCAATACGGGGGGAATATCCACTCGCAGCTCCAGAGTGCGCTCATTAAATAACGCCTCTAAGCCCACCTGTTGCAGAGCCTCTAGGGGTAAGTTGCCCTCATTGCTCACATTAGCCTCTAGGGTTTGCTGGAGTTCGGGTCGTAGGAATGTTGCCAGGCGTACCAGAAAGGGGTCTGCTTGAATTTGCACCGGAGATGCGGATGCTTGACCAATGAAAACGAGAACTTGCCCCTGTTCTAAATCGTTAATAAAAAAAGGAACCACAACCCGTTGAACACCTCTGGGGGTGCGGGGGCGGCCAAAAACTTCTTCAAATAGGGCATCTTGATTGGGGGAGGGGGGCGGGTCTGGGGTATCGGATTCCGGTTCTATTCCCTGGGGAGTCTCCCCAGTCTCTCCATCCACTCCCAAAGCATCAGGCCCAAGGGCATCAGGAGCAGCATAGGCTTGGGGAACAATGAGTATGATGGCAATGAGGGGAAATATTTTCCGTACTGTAAATGCAATCATGCTGTCTGGGATGTTCAAACCGCTGTATCGTTACTGTGTTCATTTACCGTCGATCGCCGGGGGCTTACTCATCTTTACGCTGACTTTTATGGGGGGTGGGCCATTACCCATTAGGGCAACGGAGGATAGGGACGCGGCGGAACGTCTCTTTAAGCAGGGGGTTGAACAGGCCTTAATTCAGAACTATGGAGCGGCGATCGCTGACTTTACGTTGGTAATTGATCTGGGCAGTGCCCTACCAGAGGTGTACTACAATCGAGGATTGGCTAGGGATCGTCTTGGAGATATTGAGGGGGCCGTTGCGGACTATTCCATGGCGATTCGTTTGGATCCCTTTGATGCGGCGGCCTTTGTCAATCGCGGTAATTTATATAGTCTTCAGGGAGATTTTCGGGCGGCTCTACGGGACTTTGACCGGGCCATTCAGGCGGATCCAACCCGGGTGACGGCCTACTATAACCGAGGTAATACCCACTATGAATTGGGTGAGTTTGCCCGGGCGATCGCCGACTATAACACCTGTTTGCAACTGGTTCCGGATTTTGCCGATGCTTTTGTGAATCGCGGACTGGCCTACTTTCAACTGGGCGATCGCCAGCGGGCCCAGCGAGATCTCAATCGGGCCAGTCAACTCTTTTTGAACCAAGATAATGTGGCCGCCTATGCCGAGGTTTTAGATCGGATCACGGGTCTAGAGCTTTAAGGTTTGGGGATTGGCAATTAGGGGGCTCAAAGGGATGATAATAGGCCCGCTTGGGCGGTGAGACTGTTTTGTTCCAGCATGAGGATCACCCGTTCACGGGAAAGGGGACGGGCAAAA harbors:
- a CDS encoding MAPEG family protein, with the translated sequence MLITPGYAALFALFLIGLSGRVIILRGKSSVALGDGGQIGLKRAIRVHANFVEYVPFTLFIIYLLEVQTGSSLWIHGLCGGLFLGRCLHAFGLSQTKENLIYRVTGMVVTFAVLAGAAIAILVSYRS
- the grrP gene encoding extracellular substrate binding-like orphan protein GrrP, encoding MHRWLRIPFAAAIACGVVLSLAASSLAETVMEKVARTGVLTVGSPLGIIPFSYVNDRQELTGLSVNLVELIRRKLEVQVGRPVRVEYAPINNLGDMVPLVQAGAIDVTCGSQFTWDRDQFVDFSIPYYYSGIQLLTKKTSQLNGSPESLVGKRIGVIPNSLGETVIKTIQPRATLVTFNEPQGALAALVSGQVDGVAGDSLILAGAVLRLNSDEYVQVPELPYTNYGIACMTRENNSRFLNTTNLAIAHLMQGYLVGDEKYTAMIDPWFGPNGLIQIPEDRLRDYFTTVINSHESIRLPQ
- a CDS encoding sulfate ABC transporter substrate-binding protein, giving the protein MLYGSKSIRRWLALFLVGIGLSGIIAACGPQGDSGDSASQPDVEITLASFAVTKAAHDAIIPKFQEKWKAEHNQNVRFNQSYGGSGSQTRAILDGLEADIVHLAVGVDVDRLAEGGLVSGDWTEKLPDKGIVTKSVATIITRDGNPKNLTNWPDLARDGVSFITADPKTSGVAQWNFLALWGSVTQTGGTEEQAKEFVTQAFRNAPILSKDAREATDTFFTQGQGDALVNYENEAILANLKGENLPYTVPSVNISIDNPLAVVDANVDKHGNREVVEAFAEFLYTPEAQREFAAVGFRPVEPTVIAEYADKFPKIETLFTIDDLGGWGYAREHFFGDGGVFDQIIAAGRS
- a CDS encoding response regulator transcription factor, which produces MAKILFAEDEVELAEPLGRLLEQEGYQVDLAHTGTTALEHWQTLISTGQGYDLVILDWMLPGPSGLEICRQLRRQGDQTPVLFLTARDTLDDRVAGLDAGGDDYLVKPFELRELLARIRALLRRHLPGQSSLSLIKVADLELDMDNRIAYRGDRPIPLSDKETALLAYLMEHPQQLLPHEDIQAHLWPDQPPPNRNVLAAQIRLLRRKIEQLEDVPLIHTVYGHGYRFGESLDSR
- the grrA gene encoding GrrA/OscA1 family cyclophane-containing rSAM-modified RiPP; the protein is MKINTYTSLVGFLLTLSALQSGAAIASEPSRELSDKPSIESRLDRLSSLLKERTEQAQENVSPEVAALLAGLMDLNEGAKRGFANGAGNRGWADGARGRGWADGAGNRGWADTARGGGWGNAGAGTFVNVNNPWRNGWADGGGFFNTY
- a CDS encoding cation diffusion facilitator family transporter is translated as MANPMQVQDHRSQIRFVLLLTLGLNLFVTGLKTVVGIWTGSLSLQADALHSFTDAASNVLGLVANQWANPHPDRDHPYGHQKFEALGALGIAAFLGMACFEILQSAIERIWHGSDDLTISSTELWLLLLVLGINIFVTLYERHMGQKLGSPVLLADAQHTLSDVWVTFAVLGGLIGIWWLEWQWLDLVLAFPVALLVFWSAWRVLKTNIPWLVDQVAIAPEAIHRIVMTVPGVLNCHDISSRGVVGRQVFIEMHLIVDAQDVTAAHAITEAVEAALQERYAPARILTHVEPKPYESDRLSYGN
- the grrM gene encoding cyclophane-forming radical SAM/SPASM peptide maturase GrrM/OscB, coding for MAIAPRTETTNHWATQSWNCSPEGLETFGPINLVVLQPTSYCNLNCDYCYLPDRHLKNQMSLDLIEPIFRQIFTSPFFRKDITVCWHAGEPLAVGVDFYEQAIAQIHQAEVEYKEQPYAVHHSVQTNGILINQAWCDLFQRHNFHVGVSIDGPAFIHDLHRQTPTGKGSHQGTMAGIAQLQKNQIPFNVIAVISQDSLDYADEIFNFFVEHGIRDVGFNMEETEGVHSQSSLDHADIEERYRAFMERFWQLTLASPGVIQVREFEILCRLIYHGDRLTQTDMNHPFVIVSIDHQGNFSTFDPELLAVSSDRYGDFTLGNVQRDSLASVCQTEKFQAIYGDMLAGVNQCARDCQYFGLCGGGAGSNKYWEKGTFACTETYACRYRVQVLTDIVLEHLENSLAHPS